One genomic segment of Hevea brasiliensis isolate MT/VB/25A 57/8 chromosome 3, ASM3005281v1, whole genome shotgun sequence includes these proteins:
- the LOC131178470 gene encoding uncharacterized protein LOC131178470, whose translation MARTKRKSPAAAAASSSSSASDDLPVAALWKKLKAKKNSPEPESTGASSDPSKVVKPTVSAPEKKKMKKMLGIDTKRKKDAAQSSGSVDKALLDCKFIKWDYFGQVNFQFKELFEFQEWMTICECTNAYYPRLVQDFYRTLRTVDDEDKFEVVLNDSVYIVSVEMIAKALNLPNDGNKISTHRDVARVPGFNLAEFENEVFPANTATNEKSTSTKAFQHIKIIHSMVNYIFCPKSGSYGYLSYLDMCIMWHIVNKVRMNLAYLIFKNMCKAYGIGKLPYAHLLTALFKELNVNVSKESSRTDLIVLKEIHSDIDGRKKRFEKGGSSSAKVGSDSTNEFMSELQRLKIAVNEQFSTTHQSIELLRKFMDVVDYKVSHLLTQNEELKKLIVDLQQVKETGFPTKVEIAVPANDASSPATQVSTHGTDRSEGNKVGESPAAVAHKSAQVVESEIEPAAEQVVEPEVGPETDVPIQHGSENFVEPESEPAVKPQSEPLLEPTAASTQQKEASLTDHQESAPSQLSAAAAPLAKKSRKRSKSTVSNPYQSLAAALQPPSDEDEAQKHDQLADQGSQPPAAKPTRKKMVPSKATHRSKRLND comes from the coding sequence aTGGCTCGCACTAAACGCAAATcccctgctgctgctgctgcttcgTCATCCTCATCTGCATCTGACGATCTCCCTGTCGCCgcattatggaagaaattgaaagcaAAGAAAAACTCACCTGAACCTGAATCAACTGGTGCATCCTCTGACCCATCTAAGGTTGTCAAACCCACTGTATCGgcaccagaaaagaaaaagatgaaaaaaaTGCTCGGGATTGATACCAAACGCAAAAAGGATGCTGCCCAATCTTCGGGTTCTGTGGATAAAGCGCTGCTTGATTgtaaattcatcaaatgggatTACTTTGgtcaggtaaattttcaattcaaagaacTTTTTGAGTTTCAAGAATGGATGACTATTTGTGAGTGTACAAATGCGTATTACCCTAGACTGGTTCAAGACTTTTATAGAACTCTAAGAACAGTTGATGACGAAGACAAATTTGAAGTTGTTTTGAATGATAGTGTGTATATTGTTTCTGTTGAAATGATTGCTAAGGCTTTGAACTTgcctaatgatggaaataaaatctcTACTCATAGAGATGTTGCTAGGGTTCCAGGCTTTAACTTGGCTGAGTTTGAAAATGAAGTCTTCCCTGCCAACACTGCCACTAATGAAAAGTCCACTAGCACAAAAGCTTTTCAACATATTaaaatcattcacagtatggtgaactacattttTTGTCCTAAGTCTGGCAGCTATGGTTATTTGAGTTACCTAGATATGTGCATCATGTGGCACATTGTTAACAAAGTAAGGATGAATTTGGCTTATTTAATTTTCAAGAATatgtgcaaagcttatgggattggaaaattgccTTATGCACATCTCTTGACTGCTTTGTTTAAAGAACTGAATGTAAATGTCTCTAAGGAAAGTTCTAGGACAGATTTGATTGTGCTTAAAGAAATTCACTCTGACATtgatggaagaaagaaaaggttTGAAAAAGGTGGTTCTTCCTCAGCTAAGGTTGGTTCAGATTCTACAAATGAGTTTATGAGTGAGCTTCAACGGCTGAAAATTGCTGTTAATGAGCAATTTAGTACAACCCATCAGTCCATTGAACTTCTGAGAAAATTTATGGATGTGGTTGACTACAAAGTAAGTCACTtgcttactcaaaatgaggaattgaAGAAGTTGATTGTGGATCTTCAGCAGGTCAAGGAAACTGGTTTCCCAACCAAAGTTGAGATTGCTGTACCTGCAAATGATGCCTCATCTCCAGCCACTCAAGTCTCTACTCATGGTACTGATAGGAGTGAAGGTAATAAGGTTGGTGAGTCTCCAGCTGCTGTGGCACATAAAAGTGCACAAGTGGTTGAGTCTGAAATTGAACCTGCAGCTGAACAGGTTGTTGAACCTGAAGTTGGACCTGAAACTGATGTCCCTATTCAGCATGGCAGTGAAAATTTTGTAGAACCCGAGAGTGAGCCAGCTGTTAAACCTCAGAGTGAACCACTTTTAGAACCTACAGCGGCCTCTACACAGCAGAAGGAAGCCTCTCTAACGGATCACCAAGAGAGTGCTCCATCTCAACTATCTGCAGCTGCTGCACCTCTAGCTAAGAAAAGTAGAAAACGATCTAAGTCTACCGTGTCAAATCCATACCAGTCCCTAGCTGCTGCCCTTCAACCACCTTCTGATGAAGATGAAGCCCAGAAGCATGACCAGTTGGCTGACCAAGGTTCTCAGCCACCTGCTGCTAAGCCCACCAGGAAGAAGATGGTGCCTTCCAAAGCCACTCATAGAAGCAAAAGACTTAATGATTAG